The proteins below come from a single Roseiflexus sp. RS-1 genomic window:
- a CDS encoding carbohydrate ABC transporter permease, which translates to MQRLYDLKDGWTIVEEASMATVTSRVASAARTWRSTYRMADYANLLFLVPATFFFVGWQIYPIIRVFVLSFTDYKYLERNPPNFVGLQNYINALNDPLFHVGLLRAFAFTAAFVPLTILIPLVLAVLIDRVTTPWLSSFYRIVLLIPAVIPGPLVFVLWKWLFDFQIGPVNTILVEWLGIFTRQTAPQWLGGTPLSLPAVIIMEVWWGLGYHTMFFLAGLAAVPKDLSEQARIDGASEWQLFWRVIVPRLLPILSILVVLRFGTAMSVIDEYLIFGGFQRTSPTYTWTVYMYDLAFRIGDWLQGYAAAIGWLGALIMMVFVVGMLYVFRSRD; encoded by the coding sequence TTGCAACGTCTCTACGATCTCAAGGACGGATGGACGATCGTGGAAGAGGCGAGTATGGCGACGGTAACTTCCAGGGTGGCAAGTGCAGCGCGCACGTGGCGTTCGACCTACCGGATGGCTGATTACGCCAACCTGCTGTTTCTTGTGCCGGCAACCTTCTTCTTTGTCGGCTGGCAGATCTATCCGATCATCCGCGTCTTTGTTCTGAGTTTCACCGATTACAAGTATCTGGAACGCAATCCGCCGAACTTCGTTGGATTGCAGAACTATATCAACGCGCTCAATGATCCGCTCTTTCATGTTGGCCTCCTGCGCGCGTTTGCATTTACCGCAGCGTTCGTTCCACTCACCATCCTGATCCCGCTGGTGCTGGCAGTGCTGATCGACCGGGTGACCACGCCGTGGCTCTCGTCATTCTACCGGATTGTACTGCTCATTCCCGCTGTCATTCCCGGTCCGCTGGTGTTCGTGCTCTGGAAGTGGCTCTTCGATTTCCAGATCGGTCCGGTTAATACCATCCTGGTCGAGTGGCTGGGCATCTTCACCCGCCAGACGGCGCCGCAGTGGCTGGGCGGCACACCCCTGTCACTGCCAGCCGTGATCATCATGGAAGTCTGGTGGGGGCTTGGATACCACACTATGTTCTTTCTTGCCGGTCTTGCTGCCGTACCCAAAGACCTTTCCGAGCAGGCGCGCATCGACGGCGCGAGTGAATGGCAACTCTTCTGGCGCGTGATCGTTCCCCGTCTTTTACCGATCCTCTCGATCCTGGTCGTGTTACGCTTTGGCACCGCAATGTCGGTGATCGATGAGTATCTGATCTTCGGCGGTTTTCAGCGTACCTCGCCAACGTATACCTGGACGGTCTATATGTACGATCTGGCGTTCCGTATCGGCGACTGGTTGCAGGGATATGCTGCGGCGATTGGCTGGCTGGGGGCGCTGATCATGATGGTCTTTGTGGTCGGGATGCTCTACGTATTCCGGTCGCGCGATTAG
- a CDS encoding carbohydrate ABC transporter permease, with protein sequence MAAAIQRHRRRRFPTGLIARHAVINVFLVIIVLPLIWVLLMSVKSLPESYSTNFWPRQFDFSHYGFVLTRIQTLPQNMFNSIFVTLATVAITTFCAILGGYALVHVKLPGRMLLIWLLIASLFFPTRLLSLISIYEIQRQLGLLNTVVGLIFPYVTLNLAVSVLIMRGIFEQLPHELVEASRMDGCGPWRTLFLVLLPLLLNGIVVVSMVNFVGVWGEYLLAVTLTNDQATRTLPVVLASAHSGMGQWAYPRIAAVYVIAVTPGIIIFALFQRLYFKGLTEGAIKL encoded by the coding sequence GTGGCTGCGGCAATTCAGCGCCATCGCCGGCGCCGTTTCCCAACCGGTCTCATCGCCCGACATGCGGTGATCAACGTTTTTCTGGTCATCATCGTGCTGCCGCTGATCTGGGTGTTGCTGATGTCGGTAAAGTCGCTGCCAGAGTCGTACTCAACGAACTTCTGGCCCCGCCAATTCGATTTCAGCCACTACGGGTTCGTGCTCACCCGCATTCAGACATTGCCGCAGAATATGTTCAACAGCATTTTTGTGACGCTGGCAACGGTTGCCATCACAACCTTCTGCGCTATTCTCGGCGGCTATGCGCTGGTGCATGTGAAGTTGCCCGGACGGATGCTGTTGATCTGGCTGTTGATCGCATCGCTCTTCTTCCCGACGCGCCTGCTCTCGCTGATCTCGATCTATGAGATTCAGCGTCAGTTGGGGTTGCTCAACACGGTCGTCGGTTTGATCTTTCCCTATGTGACGCTGAACCTGGCGGTCAGCGTCCTGATCATGCGCGGGATCTTCGAGCAGTTGCCGCACGAACTGGTCGAGGCAAGCCGTATGGATGGGTGCGGACCGTGGCGCACCCTATTTCTGGTGCTCCTGCCGCTCCTGCTCAACGGCATTGTCGTCGTGTCCATGGTCAACTTCGTCGGTGTGTGGGGCGAGTACCTGCTGGCAGTCACCCTGACGAACGATCAGGCGACGCGCACCCTGCCGGTTGTGCTGGCTTCGGCGCACTCCGGCATGGGGCAGTGGGCGTATCCGCGCATCGCTGCGGTGTATGTGATTGCCGTGACTCCTGGTATCATTATCTTCGCCCTCTTCCAGCGTCTCTATTTCAAAGGGTTGACCGAGGGGGCGATCAAGTTGTGA
- the cnbZ gene encoding 2-amino-5-chloromuconate deaminase CnbZ — MHLVNHPSGGFAFLPGGPPYSAGVVALPGFEIVRATLQRPLPYRAGFALIDRYLATVGRPATALCAIELRSPKPWSMEDFRAFNAEYRIELQTRGILLDEVNPVARTNVAPAYLPPEEPSLYAFSYTVPAATTGRTFVIAGAGDLDEHGIIAEGQTSPEAMRTKASFVMRVMLQRLAALGCGIDDVTDMTVYSVHSPLDFLTDILLSPLGVAAVHAFHWYYSRPPIAGLEFEVDMRGVRQELRIWE, encoded by the coding sequence ATGCACCTGGTCAATCATCCTTCTGGCGGGTTTGCGTTTTTGCCCGGCGGTCCCCCCTATTCCGCCGGTGTCGTTGCGCTACCGGGGTTCGAGATTGTGCGGGCGACATTGCAGCGTCCCTTGCCGTATCGCGCCGGTTTCGCCCTGATCGACCGCTATCTCGCAACGGTCGGACGACCGGCGACTGCGCTGTGCGCCATCGAACTCCGTTCCCCGAAGCCGTGGAGCATGGAAGACTTCCGTGCATTCAACGCTGAGTATCGCATCGAGTTGCAAACGCGCGGCATTCTGCTCGATGAGGTGAACCCGGTGGCGCGCACCAATGTCGCGCCTGCCTATCTCCCGCCTGAAGAACCGTCGCTCTATGCCTTCTCCTATACCGTGCCAGCAGCCACGACCGGTCGCACGTTCGTGATTGCTGGCGCCGGCGATCTTGACGAGCACGGGATTATTGCCGAAGGTCAGACGTCACCGGAGGCAATGCGCACGAAAGCGTCGTTTGTGATGCGCGTGATGCTGCAACGCCTGGCTGCGCTGGGATGCGGCATCGATGATGTGACCGATATGACGGTCTATTCGGTTCACTCGCCGCTCGATTTTCTGACCGATATCCTGCTTTCGCCGCTCGGCGTCGCCGCAGTGCATGCCTTCCACTGGTACTACAGCCGTCCGCCGATTGCCGGTCTGGAGTTTGAGGTTGATATGCGCGGCGTGCGCCAGGAGTTGCGCATATGGGAATAG
- a CDS encoding carbohydrate-binding family 9-like protein: protein MGIGEATMPDLPYHAVPHVPAHWSAGSDPFSWEWITLPAITPFILADGSGPATQQTVVRLGYDADALYVRFDCDDCDIWGTYCERDDPIYDEEAVELFISPGKETPVDYFEFEISPNGIFFDARISNPDERRATLRVDTAWNADARWWARREDAVGRWTAILALPWRCLTCEPLPSLWRANFFRIERPRDGEPEFSCWSPTYTTPADFHKPSCFGYLMLAE, encoded by the coding sequence ATGGGAATAGGAGAGGCGACGATGCCCGATCTACCGTACCACGCTGTCCCGCACGTTCCAGCACACTGGTCAGCTGGCAGCGATCCCTTCTCGTGGGAGTGGATTACGCTGCCAGCAATAACGCCATTCATCCTGGCTGATGGAAGCGGACCTGCCACCCAGCAGACGGTTGTACGTCTTGGGTACGATGCGGACGCGCTGTATGTTCGTTTCGACTGTGACGACTGCGACATCTGGGGGACATATTGCGAGCGCGACGATCCGATCTACGATGAAGAAGCGGTCGAACTGTTCATCAGCCCCGGCAAGGAAACGCCGGTAGACTATTTCGAGTTTGAGATCAGTCCGAATGGCATCTTCTTCGATGCACGGATCAGCAACCCGGACGAGCGACGCGCCACGTTGCGCGTCGATACGGCATGGAACGCTGATGCGCGCTGGTGGGCGCGCCGTGAGGACGCTGTGGGGCGCTGGACGGCGATTCTGGCGTTGCCCTGGCGCTGCCTGACGTGTGAGCCGCTTCCGTCGCTCTGGCGCGCCAATTTTTTTCGGATCGAACGTCCGCGCGATGGAGAACCGGAGTTCAGTTGCTGGTCGCCAACATACACAACGCCTGCCGATTTTCACAAACCCTCCTGCTTCGGGTATCTGATGCTCGCAGAATAA
- a CDS encoding SDR family NAD(P)-dependent oxidoreductase — MQRLKDKVALITGAARGIGRGIALCMAEEGADVVLNDLPPDAPGVVDARATAADIEAIGRRALVVYGDVADRDAVDQVFAAAIEQFGRVDIAVANAAFSIRELVVEAQWEHVLRTIEVTQFGVFHTCQAAARHMVARGGPGKIIIIGSILAQIPLPTSAAYNMAKAAVNHLASTMAAELAPYRINVNVINPGHIDTPGERKFATEEELQRAAQQIPWGRLGTPHDIGRAAVFLASDDADYITGSALCVDGGYRVGMRLYG; from the coding sequence ATGCAGCGATTGAAGGATAAAGTTGCGCTCATCACCGGTGCAGCGCGTGGCATTGGTCGGGGGATTGCGCTCTGCATGGCGGAAGAGGGCGCCGACGTCGTGCTCAACGATTTGCCGCCCGACGCTCCGGGGGTGGTCGATGCCCGCGCCACCGCCGCCGACATCGAGGCAATCGGTCGGCGTGCGCTGGTGGTGTACGGCGATGTGGCGGATCGGGATGCCGTCGATCAGGTGTTCGCCGCAGCCATCGAGCAGTTTGGACGGGTCGATATTGCGGTTGCCAATGCTGCGTTTTCAATCCGGGAACTCGTGGTGGAGGCGCAGTGGGAGCATGTGCTGCGCACCATCGAGGTGACGCAGTTCGGCGTCTTTCACACCTGCCAGGCGGCGGCGCGCCACATGGTCGCGCGCGGCGGTCCTGGCAAAATCATCATTATTGGTTCGATCCTGGCGCAGATTCCGCTGCCGACCAGCGCAGCGTACAACATGGCAAAAGCGGCGGTCAACCACCTGGCATCGACAATGGCGGCGGAACTGGCGCCGTACCGCATCAATGTGAATGTCATCAATCCAGGGCATATCGACACCCCCGGCGAACGCAAATTCGCCACCGAGGAAGAGTTGCAGCGTGCAGCGCAGCAGATACCATGGGGACGCCTGGGAACGCCGCACGATATTGGTCGTGCGGCGGTGTTTCTTGCCAGCGACGATGCCGATTACATCACCGGCAGCGCCCTTTGCGTCGATGGCGGGTACCGGGTGGGGATGCGGTTGTACGGATGA
- a CDS encoding amidohydrolase/deacetylase family metallohydrolase — MYDLLIRGGHVIDPANHRNAPFDVAISGGRIAAVAESIDPAQARAVIDATGQIVTPGLVDLHTHVYWGVTYWGIEADPVAARSGVTTWVDAGSAGAYSFPGFRHFICNASRVRIFAFLNLSAIGLIAPTWEFANLDYCDIDLAARTIEENRDMLVGIKARIDHNTTRGVGIRPLELARTLADRVALPLMVHIGNAPPALDEIVALLRPGDILTHCFTGGTHRLLTDDGRLSPVARTLQERGVLLDIGHGTGSFSYRVAEAALAEGLLPDIISSDIHQLSVQGPMFDLPTTLSKFLNLGMSLPDIIDRATRRPALAIGKPELGTLQPGVPADVALFRLEEADVTFYDVEMNPRAGNRRLVCTMTIVDGQVLPQRAERAPAIWAILPEHQRRILDQG; from the coding sequence ATGTACGACCTTCTCATTCGCGGCGGGCATGTGATCGACCCGGCAAACCATCGCAACGCTCCCTTCGACGTTGCGATCAGCGGTGGACGCATTGCGGCGGTGGCGGAGTCCATCGATCCGGCGCAGGCGCGCGCTGTGATCGACGCGACCGGTCAGATTGTGACGCCTGGACTGGTCGATCTGCATACCCATGTCTACTGGGGCGTTACCTACTGGGGAATTGAAGCCGACCCGGTTGCGGCGCGCAGCGGGGTGACCACCTGGGTGGATGCTGGCAGCGCTGGCGCGTACAGTTTCCCCGGCTTTCGCCACTTCATCTGCAATGCCAGCCGGGTGCGCATATTCGCGTTTCTCAACCTGTCAGCGATCGGGCTGATTGCGCCAACCTGGGAGTTCGCCAATCTCGATTATTGCGACATCGATCTGGCAGCCAGGACGATCGAAGAGAATCGCGATATGCTCGTCGGGATCAAGGCGCGCATCGATCACAACACCACGCGCGGCGTCGGCATCCGCCCGCTGGAACTGGCGCGCACCCTCGCCGACCGGGTGGCGCTGCCGCTAATGGTGCATATCGGCAACGCTCCGCCGGCGCTTGACGAGATTGTTGCGCTCCTGCGCCCCGGTGACATTCTGACCCATTGCTTCACCGGCGGCACGCATCGCCTGCTCACCGACGACGGACGCCTCTCCCCGGTTGCACGCACGCTGCAGGAGCGTGGCGTGCTGCTCGACATCGGGCACGGAACCGGGTCGTTCAGTTATCGGGTGGCTGAAGCAGCACTGGCGGAAGGGCTGCTGCCCGACATTATCAGCAGCGACATTCATCAACTCAGTGTGCAGGGACCAATGTTCGATCTGCCAACGACACTCTCAAAGTTTCTCAATCTGGGCATGTCGCTCCCCGATATCATCGACCGGGCAACCCGCCGACCGGCGCTGGCGATCGGGAAACCGGAACTCGGAACATTGCAGCCTGGGGTGCCAGCGGATGTGGCGCTCTTTCGCCTTGAAGAAGCGGACGTGACATTCTACGATGTCGAGATGAATCCGCGCGCTGGCAACCGGCGCCTGGTCTGCACGATGACGATCGTTGATGGGCAAGTGCTGCCGCAGCGGGCGGAACGCGCACCGGCGATCTGGGCGATTTTGCCGGAGCATCAGCGGCGCATCCTCGATCAGGGTTGA
- a CDS encoding ABC transporter ATP-binding protein: MSELAIDIRDVRAHYGKGQRRVEALKGVSLDVQRGDIFGLLGPNGAGKTTLLSCIEGLHRPDTGAIVVAGIDVLRDPQRARRKLGIQLQSTALIDGLTATELIEVYAALYEVYPSRSRILELLEQFALVDQAHRRAKQMSGGQQQRLALAIALSTNPEIVLLDEPTGSLDPAARREVWRMIRTLKDQGRTIVITTHSMDEAESLCGRVAILDEGRIVACDSPHRLIAAADVRPVLKATVDLPLDALPPLTGALEMRYVGERLEIETANPEATLQALYMAAQQYGRLVRDITVRQPNLEDVYLKLTGRSLSQL; this comes from the coding sequence ATGAGCGAACTGGCGATTGACATACGTGATGTGCGCGCGCACTATGGCAAAGGGCAACGGCGCGTCGAGGCGCTGAAGGGCGTTTCTCTGGACGTGCAGCGCGGCGACATCTTTGGTCTGCTCGGACCCAATGGCGCAGGCAAGACGACGCTGCTCTCGTGCATCGAGGGCTTGCATCGCCCGGATACCGGCGCCATCGTCGTCGCTGGCATCGATGTGCTGCGCGATCCGCAACGCGCCCGGCGCAAACTGGGCATTCAACTCCAGAGCACTGCGCTGATCGACGGATTGACTGCGACCGAACTCATCGAAGTCTACGCTGCGCTCTACGAAGTCTACCCATCGCGCAGCAGGATACTGGAACTGCTGGAACAGTTCGCCCTTGTTGATCAGGCGCACCGGCGGGCGAAACAGATGTCGGGCGGGCAGCAGCAGCGTCTGGCGCTGGCAATCGCACTGTCCACCAACCCGGAAATTGTGTTGCTCGACGAACCGACTGGATCGCTCGATCCGGCTGCGCGCCGCGAAGTCTGGCGCATGATCCGCACACTGAAGGATCAGGGGCGCACGATTGTGATCACAACGCACAGTATGGACGAAGCGGAGTCGCTGTGCGGGCGCGTAGCGATCTTAGATGAGGGGCGCATCGTGGCGTGCGACTCGCCGCACCGCTTGATCGCCGCAGCCGACGTGCGACCGGTGCTGAAAGCAACGGTTGATCTGCCGCTGGACGCCCTTCCGCCATTGACTGGCGCACTGGAGATGCGCTACGTCGGCGAACGACTCGAAATCGAGACGGCAAATCCTGAAGCCACGCTGCAGGCGCTCTACATGGCGGCGCAACAGTACGGACGGTTGGTGCGCGATATTACTGTGCGCCAGCCTAACCTGGAAGATGTGTACCTCAAATTGACAGGAAGGAGCCTGAGCCAGCTATGA
- a CDS encoding ABC transporter permease, whose product MKRFFILARALMLSYAREPMVVFWNLVFPVFLLVIYRFVFGGTDVDGATFMQWVVPGIVVLNILSFGMLGGSAFMTNMRATGVLWRLKATPTPAAYLVGAFMIVNVVMCLAQTALVMGFAAIAFGWSVPFDRLILSLPMILLAVIVSVALGQCISSLSPDQKIAIAVGQLLYFIQLFIAGLVIPVTNMPEWLQRAARLLPAYAVGDLVRAPLITGDLGGDGARNLALAIGYTLAAGILAVRFFRWQGSR is encoded by the coding sequence ATGAAACGCTTTTTCATCCTCGCAAGAGCGCTGATGCTGTCGTATGCGCGTGAACCAATGGTCGTATTCTGGAACCTGGTCTTCCCGGTGTTCCTGCTGGTCATCTATCGCTTTGTTTTCGGCGGGACGGATGTTGATGGCGCCACATTCATGCAGTGGGTCGTACCGGGTATTGTCGTGCTGAATATTCTATCGTTCGGCATGCTCGGCGGTTCTGCATTTATGACCAACATGCGCGCAACCGGCGTGTTATGGCGCTTAAAGGCGACGCCAACACCTGCGGCATACCTCGTGGGCGCATTCATGATCGTCAATGTGGTGATGTGTCTTGCACAGACGGCGCTGGTTATGGGGTTCGCCGCCATCGCATTTGGCTGGAGCGTCCCGTTCGACCGATTGATCCTGAGTCTGCCGATGATCCTGCTGGCGGTGATTGTCTCGGTGGCGCTGGGGCAATGCATCAGCAGTCTGTCGCCCGATCAGAAAATCGCCATTGCTGTCGGGCAATTGCTGTACTTCATACAGTTGTTCATCGCCGGGCTGGTCATTCCTGTCACGAATATGCCGGAATGGCTGCAAAGAGCGGCGCGTCTTCTGCCCGCCTACGCCGTCGGCGATCTGGTGCGAGCGCCATTGATCACCGGCGACCTGGGTGGAGATGGAGCGCGCAACCTGGCGCTCGCCATCGGCTATACCCTGGCGGCGGGCATCCTGGCGGTTCGCTTTTTCCGCTGGCAGGGAAGCAGGTGA
- a CDS encoding sensor histidine kinase gives MPLPAHIFVPYVRFWHIVTTLIYLAYAVGTIWQQRAALDWRVAVVTALLAAQLGVYLRLYVFAQRWPPSLWQQAIYFGGGLVAWLIQSHLFEHFFGLIFMMVGQSFGLLTPLPAIVTVVTILLLTMLQSADWRIQNLDPGLAAANGGIGLLTIGTYLLLYYTMRTSSERGRLIAELEAARRELERSRDQAIELAKLRERERIARDMHDYLGHTLAALSVQLEATQRLYRVDPQRADAQIDAMKTQVRESMAALRRTIAGLRTPGLGDRSLHQALLEHCVAVSQRSGMNVNCHIDPAIDCIPPVLAETLWMVAQEALTNVEKHAHATSTEVAATVSPQEVRLCIRDNGVGLPADAFERPGHYGLRGIRERVEGVGGILSVTSHGHHSWATTIEAALPLIAQERKAC, from the coding sequence TTGCCATTGCCTGCGCACATTTTTGTACCCTATGTCCGGTTCTGGCACATCGTCACGACCCTGATCTATCTGGCATATGCAGTCGGAACGATCTGGCAGCAGCGTGCGGCGCTGGACTGGCGCGTCGCAGTGGTTACGGCGCTGCTGGCGGCCCAATTGGGGGTGTATCTGCGGCTCTATGTCTTTGCGCAACGCTGGCCCCCGTCACTCTGGCAGCAGGCGATCTATTTCGGCGGAGGCCTCGTCGCCTGGCTGATCCAGTCGCACCTGTTCGAGCACTTTTTTGGTCTGATCTTCATGATGGTGGGGCAATCGTTCGGGCTTCTGACGCCACTGCCCGCCATCGTCACTGTTGTGACGATTCTGCTGCTGACGATGCTCCAATCGGCAGACTGGCGCATCCAGAACCTTGATCCAGGTCTGGCGGCTGCGAATGGCGGCATCGGATTGTTGACCATCGGGACATATCTGCTCCTGTACTATACGATGCGCACCAGTAGCGAACGCGGGCGGCTCATTGCCGAACTCGAAGCAGCGCGCCGTGAACTGGAGCGTAGCCGGGACCAGGCTATCGAACTGGCGAAACTACGGGAACGCGAACGCATCGCGCGCGACATGCACGACTATCTGGGTCACACGCTGGCGGCGTTGAGCGTGCAACTGGAAGCGACGCAGCGCCTCTACCGGGTCGATCCGCAGCGCGCAGATGCGCAGATAGATGCGATGAAGACCCAGGTGCGCGAAAGCATGGCTGCGCTCCGGCGCACTATCGCTGGTTTGCGCACCCCCGGTCTGGGTGATCGTTCGTTGCATCAGGCGCTGCTGGAACACTGCGTGGCAGTCAGCCAGCGCAGCGGGATGAACGTCAATTGCCACATTGATCCTGCAATCGACTGCATCCCGCCAGTCCTTGCCGAAACGTTGTGGATGGTCGCGCAGGAAGCCCTGACCAATGTCGAGAAGCACGCACACGCCACATCCACAGAAGTGGCCGCAACAGTTTCGCCACAGGAGGTGCGCCTCTGCATCCGCGACAACGGCGTGGGTCTGCCTGCGGACGCCTTCGAGCGCCCTGGTCACTATGGTCTTCGCGGCATACGGGAACGGGTGGAGGGAGTCGGCGGCATCCTGTCTGTAACCTCACATGGGCATCATTCATGGGCGACGACGATTGAGGCGGCGCTACCGCTCATTGCGCAGGAACGCAAAGCGTGCTGA
- a CDS encoding response regulator, with product MQQSDISILIVEDQTLMRQGLRTILDLEESIRVVGEARDGAEGVREALRLRPDIILMDVQMPVMNGVEAIRAIIAAWSQARIIVLTTFDRDDYVFQSVRAGAMGYLLKDAPAEALLQTIRRVHAGEVFIQPEIASRTLREAATGRRRAGTIPFDLSEREREVLVLLAQGLSNREIAGRLSITEGTVKNHVSNILAKLQAENRTQAANIARREGLTD from the coding sequence GTGCAGCAGTCGGACATATCCATCCTGATCGTCGAAGATCAGACCCTCATGCGCCAGGGCTTGAGGACCATTCTTGATCTTGAAGAAAGCATCCGTGTGGTCGGAGAAGCGAGGGACGGCGCAGAAGGGGTGCGAGAGGCGCTCCGGTTACGGCCCGACATCATCCTGATGGATGTGCAGATGCCGGTCATGAACGGTGTGGAGGCCATACGCGCGATTATTGCCGCGTGGTCTCAGGCGCGCATCATTGTGCTGACCACCTTCGACCGTGATGATTATGTGTTTCAGAGCGTCCGCGCCGGTGCGATGGGCTACCTGCTCAAAGATGCCCCAGCTGAAGCGCTCCTGCAGACGATCCGGCGCGTTCACGCCGGTGAGGTCTTCATCCAGCCAGAGATCGCCTCGCGCACCCTGCGCGAAGCGGCAACCGGCAGACGGCGCGCCGGGACCATACCTTTCGACCTGTCGGAGCGCGAACGCGAGGTGCTGGTGTTGCTGGCGCAAGGGTTGAGCAACCGCGAGATTGCCGGGCGTCTCTCCATCACCGAGGGCACGGTCAAGAACCACGTCTCGAATATTCTTGCCAAACTCCAGGCAGAGAACCGCACGCAAGCCGCCAACATTGCCCGCCGGGAAGGGTTGACGGATTAG
- a CDS encoding enoyl-CoA hydratase, with amino-acid sequence MQTTEALPVTEPYVLADYDARGVVRLTLNRPRQFNALSEEMLAALQAELDAIAANPQARVVVIAGQGKAFCAGHDLKQMRANPSQAYYEDLFARCSHMMMTIQRMPQPVIARVHGIATAAGCQLVAMCDLAVASEDATFAVSGISVGLFCSTPAVALSRNIGRKAAFEMLVTGDFIDARTAQALGLVNRVAPPAGLDAEVQRLVDAIIARPAEAIALGKSLFYRQIEMGIEDAYRLAGETMACNMMEPCAQEGVDAFIEKRAPVWATRK; translated from the coding sequence ATGCAAACAACTGAAGCCCTTCCTGTCACCGAGCCATACGTGCTCGCCGACTATGATGCGCGTGGCGTGGTGCGACTGACGCTGAACCGCCCGCGACAGTTCAACGCGCTCTCCGAAGAGATGCTCGCCGCGCTCCAGGCGGAACTGGACGCCATAGCAGCCAACCCGCAGGCGCGAGTAGTCGTCATCGCGGGGCAGGGGAAAGCCTTCTGCGCCGGTCACGACCTGAAACAGATGAGAGCCAATCCCAGTCAGGCGTACTATGAAGACCTGTTTGCGCGTTGCTCGCACATGATGATGACGATCCAGCGCATGCCGCAACCGGTCATTGCGCGTGTGCACGGCATCGCCACAGCCGCCGGATGCCAGCTGGTCGCCATGTGCGACCTGGCCGTCGCTTCCGAAGATGCAACATTTGCCGTTTCCGGCATCAGCGTCGGGTTGTTCTGTTCGACCCCGGCGGTGGCGTTGTCACGCAATATCGGGCGCAAAGCCGCCTTCGAGATGCTGGTCACCGGCGACTTTATCGACGCCCGCACCGCACAGGCGCTTGGTCTGGTCAACCGGGTCGCGCCACCTGCCGGACTCGACGCTGAAGTGCAGCGGCTGGTCGATGCGATCATCGCCAGACCCGCCGAAGCGATTGCACTCGGCAAATCGCTGTTCTACCGCCAGATCGAAATGGGCATCGAAGATGCCTACCGGCTGGCGGGCGAAACGATGGCATGCAATATGATGGAACCGTGCGCGCAGGAAGGCGTCGATGCGTTCATCGAGAAACGCGCGCCAGTATGGGCAACCAGAAAGTAA
- a CDS encoding YdcF family protein, which translates to MSALPYRRSSVRTVSWSGMGFGVLVLIASLILPLLVAPWLIVDDAGETADAIVVLGGEAYPPNRTIHALNLYKQQRAPVVVFTGGALPGQPPEISSARVALRYALARGLPAEVALVVDTAQSTYDEATLVRDLAAHHGWRSLIIVTDPYHTRRAVRTFRSIIPDVQVTASVAPFLDTFADPLSRGVRVWRYAAAELIKMAFYRLHYGIPLR; encoded by the coding sequence GTGTCTGCGCTACCCTATCGTCGCTCGTCAGTTCGCACTGTTTCCTGGTCAGGAATGGGATTTGGCGTTCTTGTGCTGATTGCCAGCCTGATCCTCCCGCTGCTTGTCGCGCCCTGGCTGATTGTCGATGATGCTGGCGAAACGGCGGATGCGATTGTTGTTCTGGGAGGCGAGGCATATCCGCCGAACCGCACCATCCACGCGCTGAACCTCTACAAACAGCAGCGTGCGCCGGTGGTGGTGTTCACCGGCGGCGCGCTGCCCGGTCAACCGCCTGAAATTTCATCGGCACGGGTTGCACTGCGGTATGCGCTGGCGCGTGGGTTGCCAGCAGAGGTCGCGCTGGTGGTGGATACCGCGCAGAGCACCTACGACGAAGCGACGCTGGTGCGCGACCTGGCAGCGCATCACGGGTGGCGTTCGCTGATCATTGTCACCGACCCGTACCACACGCGACGCGCTGTGCGCACCTTTCGCTCGATCATTCCAGATGTGCAGGTGACGGCGAGTGTTGCGCCGTTCCTTGACACCTTCGCCGACCCATTGAGTCGCGGTGTGCGTGTCTGGCGTTACGCTGCCGCTGAACTGATCAAAATGGCGTTCTACCGACTGCACTACGGCATTCCGCTGAGGTAG